From the Scyliorhinus canicula chromosome 4, sScyCan1.1, whole genome shotgun sequence genome, the window TGTTCACTTTCGTTTCaaataatgctggaaaatcctTCGGAAATGCGTCGCCTTGCAGTTGAAATACTGGATATAAATGATAATGCGCCTAGTTTTTCAAAGGACGAATATTCTTTCCGGATTATTGAGGTAATTGCGCCAGGGACGCGTTTGCCTCTCGAGAGCGCGCACGATCCGGACATCGGCACAAATGCAATCAGCACTTACCACATCAGCCCAAACGAACACTTCGGCCTCAGAGTTCAGACAAGAAACGATGGAACTAAAAGTGCGGAACTGCTCTTGGAGAAACCCTTGGACCGTGAAAAGCAGTCAACACTTTTTCTTGTGCTGACCGCTACTGACGGCGGTGTTCCCCATAGATCTGCAACTACTCGGATTGTTGTTAACATTCGGGATGCGAATGACAACGCACCAGTATTTGATCATGAAACATACACGACCAGTGTTCTAGAAAACACCCCTAAAGGAACGTTAGTGATAAAACTCAATGCATTTGATTTGGATGAAGGTACAAACGCTGAACTAACATATTCTTTCAACAGCCATGTTTCGCAAAAGGCTCGTGAATTGTTCATAGTGGACTCGATAACTGGCGAGATAAGAGTTGAAGGAGTATTAGATTTTGAAGAATCATATATGTATGAACTTGATGTAGAAGCTGTGGATAAAGGTCATTATCCAATGGCAGGGCATGCCAAAGTTATGGTCGGACTGATTGATGTGAATGACAACGCCCCTAGGATCGAAGTGACGTCGATATACAGTACAGTACCGGAAGATGCGCAGCCGGGGACTGTGATAGCCACAATCAGTGTGACGGATGCAGACTCTGCTGAAAATGGGCAGGTTAAATGTGACGTTCCCGTGGATATACCGTTTAAGTTTGAGCCCTCATTCAACAATAACTATAAATTAGTTACAAGTGGTAATTTGGATCGGGAAGTGAGCCCGCTCTACAATATATCAATAAGGGCCCGGGACAAAGGATCTCCGCATCTTGAAACAAGAAAAAATATAATGGTGACAGTCTCTGATGTAAATGACAATTCTCCAATGTTTACACAATCCTCCTATAACGTGTTTGTGACGGAAAACAATTGGCCCGGTGCCTCTATTTTTACAGTTACCGCTTCAGATCCAGATCTGGATCAGAATGGAGATGTTTCCTATCTTATGTTGGAAAACAATACAAAATATGCATCTGCATCTCCTTATGTTATGATTAACTCGAAGAGTGGGGACATCAATACACTGCTTTCATTTGATTATGAACTGCTGAAATGTTTCAAGATTATCGTTCAAGCTCAAGACGCCGGATCTCCCTCCTTGAGCAGCACTGCCATTGTGAATGTTATTATCTTGGATCAAAACGACAATGCTCCAATAATTGTTTCACCTTTAGCTTGGAACAGTTCCTTAGCTGTGGAGATTCTGCGTCAATCCATAATCCCAGGCTATATGATCACTAAGGTAATCGCAACAGATGTGGATTCTGGACAGAATATGCGGCTTTCCTTCCAAATTCTAGAGGCCACTGATCCCAGTCTCTTCAGTCTGGGTCGACTCTCTGGAGAAATCAGAGCAGCGAGACGTTTCAGGGATCATGACTCCACCATACATCGAGTGATAATCCAGGTGAAGGACAATGGGCAGCCCAGTCTCACCAGCGCAGCTACTATCTTCGTTTCAATCTTACAGAATGTTACTGAAAATGTCTCGGTGCGGAGTCACCAGCCCAGAAGTCCTGAACAATTGTCTGAGCTGAATGCTTATTTAATCATCATGTTTGGCTCAACGTCCTTCATATTTCTTGTAATAATCATTTTCCTGGTGGTCCTGAAGTGCAAGCAGAACAGTAATGCAAATTATTACTCGTCcacaagttgttgttgctgcatGCGGAGGAATTCGAATGAGGTCTTTAACCGCAGAGCTGTCCCCAAAGAAATTCCTCATTATTCTGGCCGCCAGACGCTTCCCATTTCTGACACACATCAGTACACGATCTGTTTAGCTCCAGAATCAGCCAAAAGTGATTTCCTGTTCCTAAAACCTTGCGAAGCAACTTTACCTATGAATGATTTGAATGTCCGTGGTGGCAGCGTGCGAAAATTATAGTCTGGGGATAACTGATAGCAAATTATTGTTGTGGAATTTGAACTCTTGCGCAGTAAAGTGCAGATTTCTTTCAGCACATGAACATTTCCCGAGATATGTGTACATTGTAACCTTAAAGTTTGCGTGATACATGCTAGTATCTCGAATGCCTTCAGTTTAGCATATGGTGTTAATGTTCACATAAATATCTGGAGAGGTACAAGCTCGTAAATATTGGGAAATAACATTTCCCTCACTACCTACAAATATAGTTGATAATTTTTCTAGCACCTTCTGGTCAAAACCTATATTAACATGCTTGCTTTTAGATTCTAATTTGTGAAGCAGTTTGCTGTTTTCACAAATTATAAAGTGCTTAAGGTTGTCATATTGATTCGTAGATCACTTACCTTGTTTTTGTCTGGAAGAAactgaagagaaatgttcaagaAATGAAACATCATTTTTTTCGTTTTGCTTCGGAAAGTATTAGGCCTTGATCGGCTTGTCAAGATTGTGCTTAAAAAAGTAAGCACAACGTACATTATCTGAGCAGGTGAGGTTGCAAAATCAGCGAACTTTCTAAGAAAAATCTGAAATGAGCTGATGCCTCTTCGAAACTTCATGGGAGCATAAATGTATTTCTGGAGGCATTGAACGAAACGTTTGTAAACATATTCCAATGACACATCGCCTTTCGATGTCATTTATCCGAACTCGACAACAATGGAAATGTTTCTCCCCAGGACTTAGCTGATCATGTACATAAATGTAAGAAAAATCTTGGGGGTGTGCGATAAATTCTAATTTCTGTGCGAAAGGTTGATTTATTAAACTACTTTGCAGTTAGTAAACTTAACCATGCAATGTATTTAGCCACCATCTCCAACAAAGCACAACACCGTTCGCCTCCAATCTACCCGGAACCCTGACAACCAAACTACCAAACCGAGAGCTACTCAGTCTTGTTTGTGGTTATTCCTATTATTAATTGGCTCGTTTAGTTTCAAACTTTTGGATctagagttttttttaaaggaatgttTTGGGATCGTGTTTCATTTATGGATAGATCTGACTCATAAAATTACTTGCGTTGATTAGAGCAACTTGAAGGTAAGCCAAGCAATGGAGACATGGAAATGAATCTtcatttgtgatgttcaaagttttgTATCGAGCAATCACCGTTACTTAAGAAAGTGGGCGTCAGATGGACCAGCATAATTCTCGCATCCTCACCCTTCTTGGAAGTGTTTGATAGCAAGGAGGAATATCAACTGATAACCTTTGGACAATAGAAGCAGACACAACAGAAACCAGATAATTACGATGTTTTGAACCTATAACTAAAAATTATGTCCATCACACGTTTGCCACTTATCCTTGCTTGAATGTTATTTAAGGTGTTATTTGAATTAAAATGGTGTGGAACATTCCAAGTACGGTTTCTCTCAAATAAAAATTCCGTTGCCACACAATCTATCACGAACTGGTTAGGTCCGTGTAGGGTGAATTGATCTATTTAGAATTCAAAATGATTTTATGCTATGTGTTATCTACTTATATGACTTGGTTGCAAGTAGGAACATCTAAAAGTATGGGCAGTAAAAGACTGTCTCCTCTATTGAACATCTACTGTACAGTCATAACCTTATTTGCATAATGAGAATTGCTGTGTCCTCAGACCGTCGACCATGTAATCTCGTGGGAGATGAGAATCATTAGGTACCAAATACCGAGGTCATTCTATTTCGAAAAAAACCCATATCTGTTCTTGAGAACACAGTAAGTAGGGGGCACGTTTGCATTCGTCCTGTTCTAGATTTTAATGTGCTGGAAAGACTTGCCCGATTCTTGTTGCATTGGCGATTCTTCAATATGAAGACTTCATATTGAACAGCTGGATCCAGTGGGTGAATCTGATCTTACCATGAGTTATTTGCTGTGATTTAGTAAGACTGAATGGCGTGATGAGCACGTCATTATCTgcatttataatctttattattgtcacaagaaggcttaaattaacactgcaataaagttaccgtgaaaatctcctagtcaccacattccggagcctgtttgggtagactgaggaagaattcaaaagtccaaattaccaaacaagcTCGCGTTTCAGGGAATGTGGGAagcaacaggagcacccagaggaaacccacgaagatgtggggtgaacgtgcagattccgtacagacagagaggcaagccgggaatcaaacccaggttcctgccactgtgaaacaacagtattAACCATTGTGTTATCACAAAGGTATTAAACGGAGAATAAGTACGGTCAAAGGGTAACGGAACTACCAAAAGCAGAAAGAccaagaaaaagagaaataaaaatggaGAGATAGGAAGAAACGGAGAGATTGAGCAAAAGTTTCATATCACCATGTGCATATTGGGTACCCCAAGATAGCTCTGTTAGCGGGGAGAGGATCTCAAATAAATCACTCAACTGCCAGCACTCCTATTCCTTGCATCAAACGGTTTAATTCACCGGCGGGGAGATGGCGTCCCTCCACCGCACAAAGGAAAACATCCAttcttatacatttttcaaaacagcTACACAGCCCATTTCAGCTGGACCTTGTCCAATAATATTGGTTATACATTACATTAATAAGTTATATATCCAATTAATTTTGACATTACGCAAAGTGGGTTGGTATCTTACCAGCCCCCAACTTCCTGAATAAGTCACTCATACTAACAGTTGAAATTATCTTTCCTGCCTGCACCTGGAGACGTTGGGCTGACAAGGATACATAATGCTCTTTGTCCTGTCACTCGCTGGTGAAGTACTCCCATGTCTCCCATGTCTGTTTCAATCATTCTTATCCCCCTGACTAACTCTGCTGTCTGGAATTAAATGATGTTATTTATACTAGTTTGCAACTTAACCCAGCCAGTGGTTGCTCAGGCATCTCGGTAGTTCAGCTAAGAGTCATTTGGTGTCTTCAGTATTGCTGGGTCAGCTAACAGACATTTTGTGTAACTTATTTTAATTGTATGTCTGTCCTTTCCGATATTAGTAATTTTTAGGTTATAAAATCACAAGCATTGTTCATACACTATCTATTCCTCCAAGTTCCCTCTTATACAGGGATCTAAGCCAGAGTACCTTTATCTAAAATCTTCTTTCTAAATCTGACTTGAACAGACAACATGGGCCAGTGTTAGAGATGTCTCGCTGACCCCCAAAACCCTGCAATCCCGAAAATACAAATTCTGGATCCAGCAAACGTGGAAGCAGTCAGGCCCAAAGACTATCCACAAATATTTTCAATGCCtgtctaaataaataaataaaacatttaatAGAAACTCTAAGATCTTAATGAGTAACAAAGCACTTCCATCAGTTCAATGCAAATAGGGATATCTTAGGGAAAGCCATGTTCGACAATCTCAAGTATCTGTGGACAACCAATAAGCAATTAACAGAAGAGTTTTTCTTCCCCTGGCTTGCGCAGTTTTCTTCAGTAGCATATCTGCTTACTTTAAGCTTTGGAAAGTTGGACATTTGTGTAATTGTACTGTTCGGTTTAGAGCTCATTAATGTTTTTGGTCTTGCACATTTACTGCAATTACAGaccatattttttttatttaaaatttcagTCACTAACAATGAACTAATATTATGAGCGATAATGAACAATTAGCACGTGAATAATGTTATATTTGTATATTTAGCTAGATTTACATAAGACGTAATACATTAAATAAGTAATAATTTACACATTCAATACACACCTTAAAtgtagaaggcaaatggaattttgtccttcattgctggagggatggagtttaagactagggaggttatgttgcaattgtataaggtgttagtgcggccacacctggagtattgtgttcagttttggtctccttacttgagaaaggacgtactggcgctggagggtgtgcagaggagattcactaggttaatcccagagctgaaggggttggattatgaggagaggttgagtagactgggactgtactcgttggaatttagaaggatgaggggggatcttatagaaacatttaaaattatgaagggaatagataggatagatgcgggcaggttgtttccactggcgggtgacagcagaactagggggcatagcctcaaaataaggggaagtagatttaggactgagtttaggaggaacctcttcacccaaagggttgtgaatctatggaattccttgcccagtgaagcagttgaggccccttcattacatgtttttaaggtaaagatagatagttttttgaagaataaagggattaagggttatggcgttcgggccggaaagtggagctgagtccacaaaagatcagccatgatctaattgaatggcggagcaggctcgaggggccagatggcctactcctgctcctagttcttatgttcttatgtaggaATGATTCTATTGCATTTCCTTAGATTTTTACGGGCCTTTATGTAACATTGGAAGTGTGAGAAACTTGGGCATACAACGACATCCACATGAGGCCAAACTAGGTCGGCAGCAAGACCACTATTTGTCATTCTGTTTTGTGATCGTTCATCCTTGACCTACACGGTCCCTTATTTTTCTCTCAGCAACAGCGCTGCAAAACTAAAATTTCACTTGGCATAATGTAACACCAAACAGGCTTCGCATTCACCCTGCCCAATTGTAATACACcacagtttattttttttaaataattttattggaattttttgaaaaatatatatcaatagaacaataataacaataataaacaccaccccggcacccgtaacaatgcatataacaaacccccccccccccccaccccccccccccccaacccaataaacaacaaaataaattaacaataagcaaattaacttaaacactatcccccaaagaccacccccctttcccccctcccccccccccgggttgcagcTGCTGATGACCTaattccttatcgttgagccagaaagtcgaggaaaggctgccacctcctaaagaacccttgtaccgaccctttcagggcgaatttgaccctctccagcttaatgaatcccgccatgtcattgatccaggtctccacgctcggaggtctcgcaactttccactgcagcaagatcctccgccaggctactagggacgcaaaggccaaaacatcggcctctttcgcctcctgcactcctggctccaccccaaccccaaaaatcgcgagtccccagcctggcttgaccctggatcctaccaccctcgacaccgtccttgccacccccttccagaactcctccagtgccgcacatgcccagaacatatgggcatggttcgcaggactccccgaacacctgacacacctgtcttcgcccccaaagaagcTACTCATCCTAGactcggacatgtgggcccggtgcagcaccttgaactggatgaggctaagcctcgcacatgatgaggaggagttcaccttctccagggcgcccgcccatgtcccctcctcaatctgctcccacagcgccacctcccacttagccttcagctcctctaccgatgcctcctccacctcctgcatcacctggtagatgtcagacaccttcccatccccgacccacacccccgaaagcaccctatcccttacccccccgcggggtcagcgaagggaacccctccacctgccgcctagcaaacgccttgacctgaaggtacctgaacatattccccagggcgagctcaaacttctcctccagttcacccaggctcgcaaacctcccgtcaatgaacaggtctcccaacttcgtaattcccgccctgtgccaccccaggaacccgccatccattttccctgggacaaaccgttggttcccccgcagcggggcctccactgagcccccccaattcccctctgtgtcgcttccactgcccccaaattttgagggtagccgccaccaccggcctagtagtgtacctcgtgggagggagcggcaacggcgtctttaccagtgccttcaggctcgtgcctccacaggacgccatctccattcatttccatgctgtcccctccccatccattacccacttacgtaccatcgagacgttggccacccaatagtagccagagaggttgggcagcgccagcccgcctctatccctgccccgctccaaaaagactctcctcaccctcggagtcccgtgcgcccaaacaaatcccagaatgctgctgttcaccctcctaaaaaaggccctcggaatgaaaatggggaggcactgaaacaaaaacaaaaacctcgggtgcaccgtcattttaacggactgtactctacccgccaacgacaatggcagcatgtcccaccttttaaattcctcctccatctgctccaccaacctagtaaaattaagcttgtgcagtgTCCCCCAgcccctagccacctgaacccctaggtacctaaaactcctcactgccctctttagcgggagcctaccaatcccctcctcctgatctcccgggtgtacaacaaacagctcactcttgcccaggttcaatttatagcccgagaacctcccaaactcagcaagaatctccatcacctccggcattcccaccaccgggtctgctacatacagcagcatcccgtctgcatacagcgacactcggtgctcctacCCACcttgcaccaaacccctccaactccccgactccctgagagccatggcaagaggatcaattgccaacgcaaaaagcaagtgggacaggggacacccctgcctcaacccacggtggagcctgaagtactcggacctcctcccatttgttgctacactcgccattggggcctcgtacagcaacctcaccccatttaataaaccccaccccaaacccgaacctccccaacacctcccacaagtacccccactcactcaaccctgtcaaaggccttctccgcatccaatgccaccacaatctctgcctctccttctgatgccggcatcattatcatatTTAGCAGCATTCGCACATTAGTGTTTagctgtctccccttcacaaaacccgtctgatcttcatgtaccaccccggcacccagtcctctattctagtggccaagatcttcgccagcaacttggcgtccatattcagcagtgaaattggcctgtgtaatccgcactgcaaggggttctTATcatgcttcaggatcagggaaatcagcgccagAGACATCgccgggggcaaaacacccccctcgttgaaggtcctaaccaacagggagccCAAAAGGTCCGTGTATTTCTTATAAAAATCAACCGGGAAaccatccggtcccggtgccttctcTGACtgaatgtggccaatccctctgaccagctttTCCAACTCGAtcagcacccccagtccctccacctgctcctcctgcacccttggaaatcgcagcctgtccaaaaagctctccattccccctcccaccacccgcagctctgaccggtacagttccctgtagaagtccctatagacctcattgacctctgccccctgccgcaccacattctcacccctatccttcactccaccaatctccctagccgcatcccgcttacgaagctgatgtgccaacattctgctcgccttctctccatactcatagaccgctccctgagcattcctccactgtgtctccacctttctggtggtcaataaatcaaactttgcCTGTAGGCTATgacgctcccccagcaatccctcctccggggcctctgcgtacctcctatctacactcaacagctcccccaccagtctctccctctccctcctctccccctctccctatgggctcggatggtgatcagctcccccctaatcacttccttcagagcctcccacaccatccccacctggacctccccgttatcattgacctcgaggtacctctcgatatatccccggaccctcctacacacctcctcatcagccaacaaccccacgtccagacgcctcctcatcagccaacaaccccacttccagacgccaaagcgggcgctgttcacgcacctcccccatctccagaaccACCCAATCCGGAGCATGGttcgaaatcgcaatagccgaatactcggtctcctccaccctcgggaccagtcccctactcagaacaaagaaatcaatgcgggaataaaccctgtgcacatgggagataaaagagtactcccgagcccacggcctcccaaacctccaggtattcactcctcccatctggtctataaaacccctcaacaccttggccgccgccggcctcctgcctgtccttgaactagaacgatccagtgggggatccagcaccgtattgaagtcccccccccccccacgatcaagccccccccctccaggccaggaatgcagcccaacatagggggattgtggggggggggggggcggggcggcggCGTCTCATATAAACCTATAAAGttcgaacaggactagacaggttaGATGCAAGACGGATGTTTCCGGTCAGGCAGCATCGTCCAAATAACGGAAGTGATAACAGCAGCAGACGTAGGCCTGGTCCAGGATGTCTCTCATGGCCAATCCCTAGATTCTATGATACACGCCAGAAATTAAAAGATGAATTAAAAGGAGACGTCCCTCTCTTGGAGCCTGACCAAAAAACTAAGCAGCGCATCAACAACCTCGAATACATGAAAGCAGATTGTTTTTAAAAGTGAGCACTCTAATCTATGAGTTTTGGTTGCATGATGTT encodes:
- the LOC119965483 gene encoding protocadherin-10-like, producing the protein MANMLSSRASFIFLLCISGLISGQIRYSIPEELEYGAFVGNIAEDLRRNAGELSGRNVRLVSDKRRQYIEVNLENGMLFINERIDREQLCGQSPSCSLSFQIMLENPSEMRRLAVEILDINDNAPSFSKDEYSFRIIEVIAPGTRLPLESAHDPDIGTNAISTYHISPNEHFGLRVQTRNDGTKSAELLLEKPLDREKQSTLFLVLTATDGGVPHRSATTRIVVNIRDANDNAPVFDHETYTTSVLENTPKGTLVIKLNAFDLDEGTNAELTYSFNSHVSQKARELFIVDSITGEIRVEGVLDFEESYMYELDVEAVDKGHYPMAGHAKVMVGLIDVNDNAPRIEVTSIYSTVPEDAQPGTVIATISVTDADSAENGQVKCDVPVDIPFKFEPSFNNNYKLVTSGNLDREVSPLYNISIRARDKGSPHLETRKNIMVTVSDVNDNSPMFTQSSYNVFVTENNWPGASIFTVTASDPDLDQNGDVSYLMLENNTKYASASPYVMINSKSGDINTLLSFDYELLKCFKIIVQAQDAGSPSLSSTAIVNVIILDQNDNAPIIVSPLAWNSSLAVEILRQSIIPGYMITKVIATDVDSGQNMRLSFQILEATDPSLFSLGRLSGEIRAARRFRDHDSTIHRVIIQVKDNGQPSLTSAATIFVSILQNVTENVSVRSHQPRSPEQLSELNAYLIIMFGSTSFIFLVIIIFLVVLKCKQNSNANYYSSTSCCCCMRRNSNEVFNRRAVPKEIPHYSGRQTLPISDTHQYTICLAPESAKSDFLFLKPCEATLPMNDLNVRGGSVRKL